The stretch of DNA TTCCGCGGGTGCTGGACCAGGCCCGGGGCGAGAACCTGTCGCTGACCGCCGCGCTGGAGCGGCTGCTGGAGATCGAGGTCGAGGCCACCGAGTCCCGGCGACTGGCGGCCCGGGAGCGGTTCGCCTGCCTGCCCGAGCCCTGGACCTTGTCGGACTTCGACTTCTCGGCCCAGCCCGGGGTCGACGAGAAGCTGATCCGGGACCTGGCCACCTTGCGGTTCCTGGACGACGCGTCGAACGTGTTGTTCGTCGGGCCGCCTGGGGTGGGCAAGACCATGCTGTCCGTCGCGCTCGGCCGGGCCGCGGTCGACGCCGGCCACCGGGTCTATTTCACCACCGCAGCCGAGCTGGCGGCCAAATGCCACAAGGCCGCCCTCGAGGGCCGCTGGAAGACCTGCATGCGCTTCTTCGCAGGTCCCCGGCTTTTGATCATTGATGAACTTGGCTACCTCCCGCTGCCTGAGGATGGCGCGTCGGCGCTGTTCCAGGTGATCAATCAGAGGTATCTAAAGTCGAGCACGATCCTGAGCACCAACGTCGGCATCGCGGACTGGGCCTCGGCGTTCGGGGACGCCACCGTCGCCGCGGCGATGCTGGACCGGCTCTTGCACCGGGCCGCGGTGGTCGGCATCGACGGCCCTTCCTACCGGCTCCGCCACCACCAGAACCACGCCGACAGCCTTCGCCAGGGAGTGAACGCCCGTGTCTCATGAACTCGACACCGCTGGGGGCGAGTTGGATCGCAGCTGCCCCGAGTGCCAGACCGGGTTCAGGGTCGATTCCGTGACCAGCCGGCGCAAGTACTGCTCGCCGACCTGCCGGGAGAAGGCCCGCTCGCACCTGCCCACGCAGCGGACCTGCCCCCAGTGCGAGCGGGAGTTCACCACCACCCTCAGCCCGAAACGCATGTTCTGCTCGCCCGAATGCCGCACTGCCGCCCGCGAGGCCCAGACGGAGACCCGAACCTGCCCGGTCTGCGAGAACCCCTTCCAGGCCAGGACGACGGTCCGTACCCGCTACTGCTCGGCCGTCTGCCGCCGCGAAGCCGAGCACCGCCGCGACCGGGCCCTGGACGAGGAACGGGCCCGCCGCCTCGGCCAGGCACCACCCGCGCTCCCGGCCCGGATCGAGCTCCCTCCGCCGCCACCGGCTCGCACCGCCTCCCGGCAGCCCGCGGCAGTCCGTGACCCGCTGGAGCCGACCGCGACCCGGAACTGCCCCCACTGCCAGCAGCCCATCACCATCGTCGCCCTGCTGGCCACCCCCGAGGCCGCCCGTCCGACGATGCCGCACCACCGCACCGACATCGTCCCGCTGCGGCGGACCCCATGACCGGCCCCTCCACGCTCGCCCAGGTCGACGAGTTGGTCACCCCCAGCCACAGCGACGGCACCCGCACCTTCGTCTTCTCAACCATCGTGGACCAGCCCGACAACGTCTGCTGAGCCAGCGACATCCCGCATCGCTGGATCGACAACATCACCATCAGCGACCTGGTCCCCGAGATCGACCACGTCCTTCGCGCCTGCTTCGGCTGACCCTCACCCATCACCGCGGTCCGGCGACCTGACGGTCGCCGGACCGCAAAGCGGTGTCGTCAGGCGGGTGATGCACCCGCGGCAGGGAGCCGTTCCGTTCCGCCGCCGAAGGGAAGGAAGACCGTGCGGCTGGCGAGCAGCCAGACGCCGTCAATCTTCCGGAAGATGTCCTCGTAGTGGCCGACGTTCGCCGGGAGCCTGGGCTCGATCATTCCACCTGAGTAGCCATCGACCCGGTATGTCGTCAGATACGAGACCGCCCGTGCTGTCGCCTCGGACTCCACCGTGACCAGGATGTTCGTCATCAGACGGCGTGACAGCCTGTCCGCCGGGCGAGAGGCGAAGTAGGCGCGCAGGGCCTCGCGTCCCTCGATGCGCCGGTCCCCGAAAGGCCAGTCCCAGACACCATCGGGCGTGAACAGCTCGGCCACCGAACTTGGCTCGCCGAGGTCAAGGCGGTGGATGAAGTCCACAATGACGCGCTCGCAGGCGCGTTCCGCGAGCATCCGCTCGACCGGGGGCATCACCTTGTCATCCATACCCCTGTCTATCAGCCCCAACAGGTCCCAGGGCACCGCTTTTCCGCACCAGCACCGGCAGGACGCGCTCTTCGCTCCCCACCCTCCCCACTCGATTTACTAGCGGACGAACTGAGGCGAAGATCGGCCGTGGGGATTTTCGCGAAGCCTCATCATGCCGGGCGGGGTGTTCTGGCCGGGCAGGAGCAGCCTGCCTTCCTGCCATAGCGTGCGGGCCTGTTGGTAGTGGCGCTGCCACGGGAAGTGCCATGGCGGGTTCCACCAGGGGTCCAGCTCAGTCAGGTGCAGCCCGGGCGGCCAGGCGGTTCCCGTCGCCCGCAGGTGGCGGCGTTCCTTGCTGCGCTGGGCCACCAGCCAGCGGCCCAGCGGATACTCCTCATGCACATAGTCGAAGGGCAGCGCCAAGTGCCCGCGTGCCGCGGCGAAGGACCGGGCGCTGGCCAAGCCGGCCGGTCCACCCAACCGTGCTGCGGCCTGGCTGGCAGCCTTGGCCTCCTCTGCCGTCATGGGTACTTTGCTGGCTTCCTCAGCCGTGATGCTGATACCTGCCAGCAGGCACTGCTGATCACGCTGCAGACTCCCGTACACGGCGCACTGGTGCGACAGCCACAGTGCGAGCTCCGCTTCCAGACCCGGAAAGCCACGCTGCGCATCCAGTGCGTGTCCGTCCTGCACCAGCCGACGGACCTGCGCGAAGGATCTCTGCCATGACAGCGGCCAGGGCGGGTTCCACCACGGGTCGACGGCCGCAAGCGCGCGGGAGCGCTCGGTGGGCCTTGCGGCCCGGTGCGCCTTACTGCGCTGGGCCACCAGCCAGACGCCCAGCGGATACCCCTCGTGCACCGCCCCCCTTGCCGGAGACCGCCAGGTGGCCGTGCTCGGCGGCATAGGCCCGGGCGTGCGCCAGTCCTGTATCGAAACGTGCCCGCATGCTGGCCCGCCGCGGCCGGGCGGTACGGGCTGCTTCGGCCGTGACGCCGATGTCCGCCAGCAGCCGCTGCTGCTCAGGGTGAAGGGCGTCGTAGTGGGTGCACTGCAGGTACAGCCACTCACCGTTCAGCACGGCGGTCCCGGCAAACCCTGCGGCCGCATCCGGCGGACCGTCCACGGCGGCGTGATCGCGCGCCCGGTAGTACGAGCGCTGCCACTGCACCGACCAGGGGACGTTCCACCACGGGTCCAAGGCCATCAGCGCCTGGACACGATCCGACGACAGAGCCCAGGCCCTGGCCTGCACATTGTGCAGCCATTCCCCAAGCCGGAAGGACCCCGCCATGGTGTCCTTCTGGACAGCAAGGTTCCCGTGTTCGCGCACGTACTGGCCCGCATGCGCCAGGCCGGTCGTGAAGGACTCATCCGACTGGCGGTTAAGTCCCCGCCGTCTTTTGCCCTCCGCCTTCTGCCCGTCGGCCCTGACGGACATCCGCGCGGCGAGCTCGTCAACCAGCGGGCGCAAACGGTGCGCCGGGGCGACCGCCCACATCGCCTGCTCTCCCTGCCCGGTGCGACGCGGCGGCCGCACGCACTGATACGCCCACGCGAACAAAGGTCCCGACGTCTCATCCGCCAGCTGTTCCCTGTACCAGGGGCGCCCCACACAGCGCGCAACCGCCGAAAGCAGCACCGGCAGGTCGGCCAGCCGGTACGGAGCGTGCCCCCGGGCGTCGGCGATCAGGCACTGCCGGAACCCGTCATCGGCCAGCAGCGTGGCGAGCGCAACCGTCTCCGGGTACGTCACCAGCTCCCGCGCCAGGACTCGCCACACCCCCGGATCCATCCGTCCACTGCCCAGGCTCCGCAGCCGAGAAGGCCACACGTGTTCCCGCGGCCACGTCTGCCACCACCACGAGGCAGTCACTGCTGCAGCCACCTCGAACGCCTCCGCAGCCACCGAGGAATGCCGCAGAAACCTCGCATGACGACGCTGAGCCTGCACCCACTGCTCGCCCCCCCCCGCCGGCAACCTCACTACCCGGCCGGCCGTGCCCGGCACCTGCATCAGCCACCGACGGTGCAGCGCGCACACCCGCTGCTGCGGCTTTAGGTACAAGCGCGCGCCCTCGGCGCGCCCGGCTGATCGCGCCGCACACTCAGGACATGCCGCCCCCCAGGGCACAACCTTCTCCGCGGTGTGATGAAACTGCGCTGCTGGGCCTGCGGTGAACCGCTTTCGAGGCTCCTCCTGTGCCCAGGCAGGCAGTGCCTGTCGCAAATGATCCTCCGGGACTCGGCACAGCTGGGACACCCGATCCCGAGCCTGCCCGGTTCAGATACACCTCGCTGTCCACCCGCGTCTGACCCGTGACGTTCGACAGCCCGCCCACCTCAGCGATTGCCGCCAGCAGATCCCTGAGCCCTATGCCATAGCCCGCAGCCACCCGGCTCAAGAACGACTGCGTCATCTCACCTTGCAGCGGTGCCACGCGCCACACCCCACCTGCCAGGGGCATCGATCCTGCCCCTAACGGCGCCAGCTTCCGATTCCTGCCGTCCATGCCTTGCCCGGTCTGTTGATCTGCAACTCCCATAACCGCCAGTCGGCCTCACTCGTTATGGGTCACCAGCCACGGCTTGGCAGAGGGGTAATCTCGGGGTTCCTACACCGTTGGTGGTCTGGTGGTTGGTGTATGGGGGCTGGTCAGTGGGGTGTTGAAGGTAGGGCTGGCACTGTCATAAGGCGAGAGTGTGATGGCTGGGATCGCTGTCGTGGGGCTTTATCTGATGGTGGGTGATGCTCTGATGCGGTGGGGTGGGCGGGGCCGGTGTGATCAGGGGTGGATCAAGGTGTAGGAGTCGGCCGGAGGGCTGTGCTGCCGAGGGCGTTGGTGGTGCGTCGTCTGCTGGAGCGTCAGCAGGCGGGGGAGTTGTCGACGCGGCATGTGCGTGCGGTCGCGGAGACGGTGGGTGTCTCGGAGCGTACGGTCTGGCGCTGGCTGGAGCAGGCGAAGGCTTCCGGGCGGGTGGAGGAGCCGGTCCGGCAGGGATACGCGGTGTCGGACGAGGTGTGGGAGCTGCTGGGTGAGGCGGGGGGCAATGTCTCGGAGCTGAGGCGTCGGCTGGTGGCTGCCGGAGGTGAGGTGCCAGTTCCGTCGATGTCGACGTTGTGCCGGGTGATCCGTAGGGACCGCCGGGCGGGCCGGGCGTTGATGGTTGAGCGGGAGCCTGAGGTTGCCGGGTCGCGCCGGCCGGATCCCCTCAGCGAGCTGGGCCTGAGCGTGGTGGTCGAGAAAGGCGTCGGTGGGCAGGTGTTTCTGCGGGAGCAGAAGCACCTGGCGCAGGTCCCGGTCCTGGTCCCGGATGCCTAGGTGGTGCACACACCTGCCGTTCGGTCGGTGCTGCGGACGGTCGCGCACGCGGCCGCGGTCGGGGCGGTGGTGTGTTTGTACGGCGACGCCGGCCAGGGCAAGACCGTCGCGTTGCAGTACGCCCTGTCCCAGCTGCCGCACCCGGCCAGGGTCCGTCGGGTCCACGTCGGTGTGCACCCGACGGTTCCCGAACTGCGCCGGGTGCTCGCGGACGCCCTCGAGCTGGGCAGGCGTCTGCCGCGCGGGGCGGGGGAGGCCGACCTGATGCTGGTGAACGCGCTACGGCAGCCCCGCGTGCTGGTATTGGACGAGGCACAGCGCCTTCCGGGGCCGGCGCTGGAGTTTCTGCGCGGGCTGTGGGACCACCCGGACACGGACACGGCGCTCCTGCTGGCGGGCGCGGGCAGCGAACGGGCGCTGCGCCGGGTGCCCGCGCTGGCCTCTCGGGTGCTGACCTGGGAGTTGGTGCCTCGTCTTCGTCCGGGCGAGGTGGCAGCGGCGATGGCGGCCTTCCACCCGCTGTGGGAGGACGTGAGCGAGGACGATGTCGTGTGGGTGGACGAGCATGTGGGCCACGGCAATTTCCGGACGTGGGCGAAGCTCACCTCGCACCTGACCGCCGAGATCTACGGCAAGAGCCGTGCGGTGGTGGACCGCCGGTTGCTGGAGCGGGCCTGCGCACGGCTCATGGGTCCGCTGTGACCGGCGCGGCCGGGCCGGAAGAGGCCGGCGGCGAAGAGGCCGGCGGCCACGAGGACGGTCCGCACGTGCGGGGAGGCCTGCCTTCTTCCTCCCTGTCGGCGCTGCGCGGCCCTGCCGTGCGCCGGCTGCTCGCCCTGCGACAGGACCAGAAACTGACGACCCGACATGTACGGCTGATGGCGGAGTCGTTGGAAGTGACCGAGCGCACGGTGTGGCGGTGGCTTGCCGCTGCCGAGCGTGACGAGTCCGCGGCCGCGGAGCCCGGGGCGCGGGCCCAGAGCAAAGACGGCTTCTCCGTCACCCCGGAAGTGCGCCGCCTGCTGGCCTTGTGGAAGGGCAACGTCGCGGCGGTCCACCGTGAGCTGATCGCTCGCGCGGCCAAGGGCGAGGGGGATCCGTCTCCGTCGATTCCGACGCTGCACCGGGCGATCCAGCGGGATCTGACGCCGGGGGAGCGGGCCGGGCTTGCGGGAGGGGAGCGGGCGGCGCGCAAGCACGATGTGTTCCTGGCCCGGCCGCGGGGCTGGCGCAACCAGGTGTGGGAGACCGATCACGTCCAGGCGGCGGTGCTGGTCGATGTCGACGGCAAGGCCCGCAGGCCGTGGGTCACGTGGTTCACCGACTGCGCGACGAACGCGATCACCGGTGTCGCGGTCACGCCGGGGCATCCGTCGCGGGAGTCGGTGCTGGCCGCGCTGCGCTCCGCGGTCCTGCGAGAGGACCCCTACGGTCCGTTCGGTGGCCTGCCCGAGAAAGTGCGGGTCGACCGTGGCAAGGACTTTCTGTCCCGAACGGTGACCGCTGCGTTCGATCTCCTGGACGTGACGGTGGAGGACCTGCCCGCCTACACCCCCCACCTCAAGGGCACCGTAGAGGGGCTGAACCGGGCGGTGGAGAGCATGTTCCTGGCCGCGCTGCCCGGCTATGCCCGTCAGCCGCGCTCCGGTAAGCGTGCTTCCCGTCCGAAGGACGAAGTGCTGCTCGGCTTCGAGGACTTCACCGCCCGGCTGCTGGATTGGACGCTGTGGTGGAACACCGAGCACCGCCCGGCCCCGTTGCGGGGCAGGACTCCGCTTGAGGCGTGGCAGGACGATCCCACCCCGCTGCGGGACGTGCCCGCTGCGGATCTGTGGACGTTCACCCTGGAGGACGCCGGCACCCGCACGTTGACCACTCGCGGCATCCGCTTCAAAAGGCGCGACTACGTGGGGCCGTGGATGACCGGCCAGGCAGGGATCCAGGTCCGCATCCGTTTCATGCCCCACCACGACCACCGCATCGAGGTCTACCACGCTGCCACCGGCCGCTACCTGGGTCCTGCGGACCTGGCCGACCAGGCCACCGACGAACAGATCAGCGCCGTACGGCGGTCGCGGGCCGCTCGCTCCCGCCGTCTGAAGAAGGACCTGGAGGCTTCCCAGCGCG from Streptomyces asiaticus encodes:
- a CDS encoding helix-turn-helix domain-containing protein, whose protein sequence is MLPRALVVRRLLERQQAGELSTRHVRAVAETVGVSERTVWRWLEQAKASGRVEEPVRQGYAVSDEVWELLGEAGGNVSELRRRLVAAGGEVPVPSMSTLCRVIRRDRRAGRALMVEREPEVAGSRRPDPLSELGLSVVVEKGVGGQVFLREQKHLAQVPVLVPDA
- a CDS encoding helicase associated domain-containing protein, translated to MTYPETVALATLLADDGFRQCLIADARGHAPYRLADLPVLLSAVARCVGRPWYREQLADETSGPLFAWAYQCVRPPRRTGQGEQAMWAVAPAHRLRPLVDELAARMSVRADGQKAEGKRRRGLNRQSDESFTTGLAHAGQYVREHGNLAVQKDTMAGSFRLGEWLHNVQARAWALSSDRVQALMALDPWWNVPWSVQWQRSYYRARDHAAVDGPPDAAAGFAGTAVLNGEWLYLQCTHYDALHPEQQRLLADIGVTAEAARTARPRRASMRARFDTGLAHARAYAAEHGHLAVSGKGGGARGVSAGRLAGGPAQ
- a CDS encoding nuclear transport factor 2 family protein, translated to MDDKVMPPVERMLAERACERVIVDFIHRLDLGEPSSVAELFTPDGVWDWPFGDRRIEGREALRAYFASRPADRLSRRLMTNILVTVESEATARAVSYLTTYRVDGYSGGMIEPRLPANVGHYEDIFRKIDGVWLLASRTVFLPFGGGTERLPAAGASPA
- the istB gene encoding IS21-like element helper ATPase IstB gives rise to the protein MSEARRYSQLRAHLSYLKLNDAFEALPRVLDQARGENLSLTAALERLLEIEVEATESRRLAARERFACLPEPWTLSDFDFSAQPGVDEKLIRDLATLRFLDDASNVLFVGPPGVGKTMLSVALGRAAVDAGHRVYFTTAAELAAKCHKAALEGRWKTCMRFFAGPRLLIIDELGYLPLPEDGASALFQVINQRYLKSSTILSTNVGIADWASAFGDATVAAAMLDRLLHRAAVVGIDGPSYRLRHHQNHADSLRQGVNARVS
- a CDS encoding ATP-binding protein, encoding MVHTPAVRSVLRTVAHAAAVGAVVCLYGDAGQGKTVALQYALSQLPHPARVRRVHVGVHPTVPELRRVLADALELGRRLPRGAGEADLMLVNALRQPRVLVLDEAQRLPGPALEFLRGLWDHPDTDTALLLAGAGSERALRRVPALASRVLTWELVPRLRPGEVAAAMAAFHPLWEDVSEDDVVWVDEHVGHGNFRTWAKLTSHLTAEIYGKSRAVVDRRLLERACARLMGPL
- a CDS encoding helicase associated domain-containing protein, which gives rise to MHEGYPLGVWLVAQRSKAHRAARPTERSRALAAVDPWWNPPWPLSWQRSFAQVRRLVQDGHALDAQRGFPGLEAELALWLSHQCAVYGSLQRDQQCLLAGISITAEEASKVPMTAEEAKAASQAAARLGGPAGLASARSFAAARGHLALPFDYVHEEYPLGRWLVAQRSKERRHLRATGTAWPPGLHLTELDPWWNPPWHFPWQRHYQQARTLWQEGRLLLPGQNTPPGMMRLRENPHGRSSPQFVR
- a CDS encoding Mu transposase C-terminal domain-containing protein, with product MRRLLALRQDQKLTTRHVRLMAESLEVTERTVWRWLAAAERDESAAAEPGARAQSKDGFSVTPEVRRLLALWKGNVAAVHRELIARAAKGEGDPSPSIPTLHRAIQRDLTPGERAGLAGGERAARKHDVFLARPRGWRNQVWETDHVQAAVLVDVDGKARRPWVTWFTDCATNAITGVAVTPGHPSRESVLAALRSAVLREDPYGPFGGLPEKVRVDRGKDFLSRTVTAAFDLLDVTVEDLPAYTPHLKGTVEGLNRAVESMFLAALPGYARQPRSGKRASRPKDEVLLGFEDFTARLLDWTLWWNTEHRPAPLRGRTPLEAWQDDPTPLRDVPAADLWTFTLEDAGTRTLTTRGIRFKRRDYVGPWMTGQAGIQVRIRFMPHHDHRIEVYHAATGRYLGPADLADQATDEQISAVRRSRAARSRRLKKDLEASQRERYAAVNQPEAPRRLGALTTAQAEAELAQAAGTDLAELALPDLIPPAAPPADWRTPPSFATRTMPGWPSPVLSEPVSDGLPEPTTQTAEDGDAS